One genomic window of Quercus robur chromosome 6, dhQueRobu3.1, whole genome shotgun sequence includes the following:
- the LOC126690194 gene encoding uncharacterized protein LOC126690194, with product MGTQSVVDQMANLAFNFEIHHGGQFVWNPDLVYLGGSISFVDNVDPDRLSYFEIQNICSDVKAVSTSRFHYLIPGVKITLYIEDGEEPLAVEQPFGNEEVENNDDVHEVGQNDDDVHEMHEGGNVDADGGGGQDFHWLEEGFKGPDFDDDDVFGNVDDGPSTHATPHRPSEGDDGPSTHEDLHVYAAPHRTTAANNDPPLEEGEWIDPPLEDDMESLVGSDDDQQAPTAVKEPEFNVQTDMRKPELKKGMKFPNSKVFREALREYAIKKPVDIKFKLNEKKKLSVYCINECGWRCYASQLPGELTFQIKTFNLEYTCPRSFKHSQVTSSYVVKKFMQEFDKNPNWKVAGVQHHVKQALEIDISYSQVYKEKRKATDLITGDEQLQYGKLRDYAKMIRLNDKGSRVILQTEMEDENAQLKFKRMYIRYNAQKLGFLGGCRPIIGLYGCHLKGRFGGQILFAIARDANDNIFPVAFAVVKYCVKHIYNNFKVDHKGLELKDALWRCAGATTIREFERRMQEMKDLDVKAWEYLADINPAQWSKSHFSSRALCDCLANNLSKSFNAIILEARDKPILAMLEWIRVRLMTKQYKKMKGIAKYTGKCYSSRQLHDEVDNGHERHVVDLAKKACSCRIWDLTGLPCKHGISAIVKNLEKVEEYVHPCYLKETFAETYKEIIQPMPGQSEWVEINQPAPVAPHVYKPLGRPPKQRK from the exons ATGGGGACACAGTCTGTGGTTGATCAG ATGGCTAACTTGGCATTCAATTTTGAGATTCATCATGGTGGCCAGTTTGTGTGGAACCCAGATTTGGTATATTTAGGAGGTAgtatttcttttgttgataatgTTGACCCAGATAgacttagttattttgaaatacaaaatatttgttCTGATGTGAAGGCAGTTAGTACAAGTAGATTTCATTATCTTATTCCTGGAG TTAAGATAACACTATATATTGAGGATGGTGAGGAGCCACTTGCAGTTGAACAACCATTTGGTAATGAGGAAGtagaaaataatgatgatgtGCATGAGGTGGGTcaaaatgatgatgatgtgcATGAGATGCATGAGGGAGGGAATGTGGATGCTGACGGAGGTGGTGGACAAGATTTTCATTGGTTAGAGGAAGGGTTTAAGGGGCcagattttgatgatgatgatgtatttGGAAATGTAGATGATGGGCCATCTACACATGCAACCCCACATAGGCCTTCTGAAGGAGATGATGGGCCATCTACACATGAGGATTTACATGTGTATGCAGCCCCACATAGGACTACTGCAGCTAACAATGACCCACCTCTTGAAGAGGGTGAATGGATTGACCCACCTCTTGAAGATGACATGGAAAGTCTAGTAGGGTCTGATGATGATCAACAAGCACCAACTGCTGTAAAAGAACCTGAGTTTAATGTCCAAACTGACATGAGAAAACCAGAGTTAAAGAAAGGAATGAAGTTTCCAAACTCTAAGGTATTTAGGGAGGCATTGAGGGAATATGCTATAAAGAAGCCAGTAGATATCAAGTTCAAGctaaatgagaagaagaagttaTCAGTTTATTGCATAAATGAATGTGGATGGAGGTGTTATGCATCTCAACTACCTGGGGAGTTGACATtccaaataaaaacattcaatcTAGAGTACACCTGCCCTAGATCCTTCAAACACAGCCAAGTGACTTCAAGTtatgttgtaaaaaagtttatgCAGGAGTTTGACAAAAACCCCAATTGGAAAGTGGCTGGTGTTCAACATCATGTGAAGCAAGCACTTGAAATTGACATAAGTTACAGTCAAGTGTAtaaggaaaaaaggaaagctACTGACTTGATTACTGGGGATGAGCAGCTGCAATATGGGAAGCTTAGGGATTATGCAAAGATGATAAGATTGAATGATAAAGGAAGTAGGGTTATTTTGCAAACTGAAATGGAAGATGAAAATGCACAACTCAAATTTAAGAGAATGTATATCAGGTATAATGCACAAAAACTTGGGTTTTTGGGAGGTTGTAGACCAATCATTGGTTTATATGGGTGCCACCTGAAAGGGAGATTTGGGGGGCAAATACTTTTTGCCATAGCTAGAGATGcaaatgataatattttcccAGTTGCATTTGCTGTTGTTAA GTATTGTGTGAAGCATATCTATAATAATTTCAAAGTGGATCATAAGGGCTTGGAGTTGAAAGATGCACTATGGAGATGTGCTGGAGCCACAACAATCAGGGAGTTTGAGAGAAGAATGCAGGAAATGAAGGATTTGGATGTCAAGGCATGGGAGTATCTTGCTGACATCAACCCTGCACAATGGTCTAAGTCTCACTTTAGTAGTAGAGCTTTGTGTGACTGTTTAGCTAATAACTTGAGTAAGTCTTTTAATGCCATAATCTTAGAAGCTAGGGATAAGCCAATTTTAGCAATGTTGGAGTGGATCAGAGTTAGACTCATgaccaaacaatacaaaaagatGAAAGGTATAGCAAAATACACTGGAAAG TGCTACTCCAGCAGGCAGCTTCATGATGAGGTTGATAATGGTCATGAGAGACATGTGGTTGACTTGGCTAAGAAAGCATGCAGCTGTAGGATTTGGGATTTGACAGGACTTCCTTGCAAACATGGGATCTCTGCTATTGTTAAGAACCTGGAGAAAGTGGAGGAATATGTGCATCCTTGTTACTTGAAAGAGACATTTGCTGAAACTTACAAAGAGATAATACAGCCAATGCCTGGCCAGTCTGAGTGGGTTGAGATTAACCAACCTGCTCCAGTTGCTCCTCATGTGTATAAACCACTTGGCAGACCACCAAAGCAAAGAAAATGA
- the LOC126690196 gene encoding cation/H(+) antiporter 19, translating to MATPNGTTMACPAPMKATSNGAFQGDDPLDFALPLLILQICLVIVLTRALAYILKPIRQPRVIAEIIGGVLLGPSAIGRSKSFLHTVFPTRSMTVLDTIANIGLLFFLFLVGLELDMSSIRRTGRKALGIALAGISLPFVLGIGTSFVLRSTISEGVSKAPFLVFMGVAMSITAFPVLARILAELKLLTTDIGRIAMSAAAVNDVAAWVLLALAIAISGSDDSPIIALWVLLCGAAFLIVAFFVLRPGLALMARRSLEGEPVKEIHICITLSLVLAAGFVTDTIGIHALFGAFVVGIMVPKEGPFAGILIEKIEDLVSGIFLPLYFVSSGLKTNVATISGATSWGLLVLVIFTACLGKILGTFIVSRLCKVPLRESLALAFLMNTKGLVELIVLNIGKDRKVLNDQTFAIMVLMALFTTFITTPIVTAVYKPARKAAPYKHRTVKRKDINTEFRILACFHSTRNIPTIINLIESSRGTHRQKLCVYAIHLMELSERSSAISMIHKARSNGLPFWNKKHENKDQMVIAFEAYRQLSSVIVRPMTAISALSNIHEDICTSAAQKRVAIILIPFHKHQRLDGTMESLGHSFQLVNKRVLHHAPCSVGILVDRGFGGTTQVSASNVSYKIVVPFFGGPDDREALAYGMRMAEHPGILLNVIRFVPSPGKSLKFDKSGIEDNVDHEEDELMLSEFKSAHSNKDKESSNLYEEMLVENKTEVVDALKALNKYNLFLVGRMAPTVPLVNKTDCPELGPVGSFLASSEFSTTASVLVVQQYNPFTNLHPLVEEQAYYGETSSMPDSPHGVPPV from the exons ATGGCAACACCCAATGGAACTACAATGGCTTGCCCGGCACCGATGAAGGCAACATCAAATGGAGCGTTCCAAGGTGACGATCCACTGGATTTTGCGCTTCCCTTGCTTATTCTCCAAATATGTTTGGTCATAGTTCTTACCAGAGCGCTTGCATATATTCTTAAACCAATCAGACAACCTAGGGTCATTGCAGAGATCATT GGAGGAGTATTGCTTGGGCCGTCAGCAATAGGGCGGAGCAAGTCATTTCTCCACACGGTTTTCCCTACAAGGAGCATGACAGTCTTGGACACCATAGCCAACATTGgcctcctcttcttcttgtttCTGGTGGGTCTTGAGCTTGACATGAGTTCAATTCGTCGTACCGGGAGAAAGGCGTTGGGAATAGCCCTTGCGGGAATCAGCCTTCCCTTCGTCCTTGGAATCGGGACATCGTTTGTTCTTCGTTCCACCATATCTGAAGGAGTATCCAAAGCCCCATTCCTGGTCTTCATGGGCGTTGCAATGTCAATCACTGCATTTCCTGTCCTAGCTCGTATCCTAGCCGAGCTCAAACTTCTCACCACAGACATTGGCCGCATTGCTATGTCAGCTGCTGCTGTAAACGACGTTGCTGCATGGGTACTTCTTGCACTTGCAATTGCTATTTCAGGCTCAGACGACTCTCCAATCATTGCCCTTTGGGTTCTACTCTGTGGTGCTGCCTTTTTAATCgttgctttctttgttttaagACCCGGGCTTGCCTTAATGGCTCGTCGCTCTCTTGAGGGCGAGCCTGTGAAGGAGATCCACATATGCATCACATTGTCACTTGTATTGGCTGCTGGTTTTGTCACGGACACTATTGGCATACACGCACTTTTTGGGGCTTTTGTGGTGGGAATTATGGTACCAAAGGAAGGCCCTTTTGCTGGGATACTTATAGAGAAGATTGAGGATCTTGTATCAGGAATTTTCTTGCCACTCTACTTCGTCTCCAGTGGGCTTAAGACCAATGTTGCAACCATAAGTGGAGCGACTTCATGGGGTTTGCTAGTACTTGTTATATTCACCGCATGTCTTGGGAAGATCCTTGGAACTTTCATTGTTTCACGATTATGTAAGGTGCCTTTGAGGGAATCTTTGGCTCTTGCATTTCTTATGAACACCAAGGGTTTGGTAGAGCTCATTGTCCTCAACATTGGGAAGGACAGAAAG GTGCTGAACGATCAGACATTTGCTATCATGGTTCTAATGGCGTTGTTCACCACCTTCATCACCACCCCAATCGTCACGGCTGTTTATAAGCCAGCTCGAAAGGCAGCCCCTTACAAGCACCGTACTGTCAAACGCAAAGACATCAACACAGAGTTCCGAATTCTAGCATGTTTTCATAGCACTCGCAACATCCCCACCATAATCAATCTCATCGAGTCATCTCGTGGAACACATAGACAAAAGCTTTGTGTATATGCCATTCACCTCATGGAGCTTTCAGAACGATCTTCAGCAATCTCAATGATTCACAAAGCACGCAGCAATGGTCTCCCATTCTGGAATAAGAAACATGAGAACAAAGATCAGATGGTTATTGCATTTGAGGCTTATCGGCAGCTTAGCAGCGTAATTGTACGACCCATGACTGCAATCTCCGCTCTCAGTAATATTCATGAAGACATTTGCACTAGTGCAGCCCAAAAGCGAGTGGCCATAATTCTGATACCATTTCACAAGCACCAACGTTTAGATGGAACTATGGAGTCACTGGGACACTCTTTCCAGTTGGTGAACAAGCGTGTTCTCCACCATGCCCCTTGCTCTGTAGGAATTCTGGTCGACCGCGGCTTTGGAGGAACCACGCAAGTCTCTGCTAGTAATGTTTCCTACAAG ATAGTGGTGCCCTTTTTTGGGGGACCCGATGACCGTGAAGCACTGGCTTATGGCATGAGGATGGCTGAGCACCCTGGAATATTGCTCAATGTTATCAGATTTGTTCCCTCGCCTGGAAAATCACTGAAATTTGATAAGTCGGGAATTGAAGACAATGTGGATCATGAGGAGGATGAGCTGATGTTGTCAGAGTTCAAAAGCGCACACAGCAACAAGGACAAGGAGTCGTCAAATTTGTACGAGGAAATGTTGGTCGAAAACAAGACTGAGGTGGTGGACGCATTAAAAGCCTTGAACAAGTACAATCTGTTCTTGGTGGGAAGAATGGCCCCAACAGTACCCCTGGTGAACAAAACCGATTGTCCAGAGTTGGGACCAGTGGGAAGCTTTTTAGCATCGTCAGAATTTTCCACCACGGCATCGGTTTTGGTGGTTCAACAGTATAATCCCTTTACAAATCTTCATCCACTCGTGGAGGAACAAGCTTATTATGGAGAAACCTCTAGCATGCCTGATTCACCTCATGGGGTACCGCCAGTGTAA
- the LOC126690195 gene encoding putative lipoate-protein ligase A, with product MANPSQLQAHKIGAPLMNQIKLKGVPILQQLHLEECLLRTSSHNWCIINQGTNHPTIVMGVSGKPAELLKIESVLCDQIPVVRRFTGGGTVVLDPSTIFVTFICNKDAVAGLQPYPQPILSWTGALYNKVFQGIGDFHLRENDYVFGDRKFGGNAQSITKNRWIHHTSFLWDYEVRNMAYLKLPARAPEYRLARGHLEFICRMKDYMSRSEFISRTIEAIKTHFSLRSAEAESIETSASFAGIQVKPDNKEFYSIGERLNIY from the exons ATGGCAAATCCTAGTCAACTTCAAGCCCATAAAATCGGGGCCCCATTGATGAATCAAATTAAGCTGAAAGGTGTGCCGATTCTTCAGCAATTACATCTAGAGGAGTGCCTGCTTAGGACATCGTCCCACAATTGGTGCATCATTAACCAAGGAACCAATCACCCTACTATTGTCATGGGTGTTTCAGG gaagccTGCAGAGCTTCTCAAAATTGAATCTGTGTTATGTGATCAGATTCCAGTTGTGAGAAGGTTTACTGGGGGAGGTACTGTTGTCCTTGATCCCAGCACAATATTTGTCACTTTCATATGCAATAAGGATGCTGTTGCTGGCTTACAACCATATCCTCAACCTATTTTGTCTTGGACTGGTGCGTTGTACAACAAAGTTTTCCAAGGAATTGGGGATTTCCACCTTCGTGAAAATG ATTATGTATTTGGTGACCGCAAGTTCGGTGGAAATGCTCAATCAATTACTAAAAACCGGTGGATCCACCACACATCTTTTTTATGGGACTATGAGGTTAGAAACATGGCTTACTTGAAACTTCCTGCGAGAGCTCCCGAATATCGACTG GCGAGGGGCCATTTGGAATTTATATGTCGCATGAAGGACTATATGTCAAGATCAGAATTTATTAGCAGAACTATAGAGGCAATTAAAACCCACTTTTCCTTAAGATCAGCAGAGGCAGAATCCATTGAGACTTCTGCATCt TTTGCAGGAATTCAAGTAAAACCAGATAATAAGGAATTTTACAGCATTGGAGAACGCTTGAATATATACTAG